In Paenibacillus sp. G2S3, a single window of DNA contains:
- the def gene encoding peptide deformylase, translating into MAIRMIVKEPDEVLHKIAKEVTVVTPNVKKLLDDMADTMYDAEGVGLAAPQVGILKRLIVVDADEEHGLIKMINPEIIGTEGEQLGPEGCLSIPGLNGDVRRAETVTVRGLNREGKEITITGSGLLARAFQHEIDHLNGVLFTDIAEKVYEMTAELSETEE; encoded by the coding sequence ATGGCGATACGTATGATCGTTAAGGAACCGGATGAAGTGTTGCACAAAATAGCTAAAGAAGTAACTGTAGTTACACCTAATGTGAAAAAATTGCTTGATGATATGGCTGATACAATGTATGACGCTGAAGGCGTAGGCCTGGCAGCTCCGCAAGTTGGTATTTTGAAACGCCTAATTGTAGTGGATGCGGATGAAGAGCACGGGCTGATCAAAATGATTAATCCGGAAATCATCGGCACAGAAGGCGAGCAACTCGGACCTGAAGGATGTCTAAGCATTCCTGGACTGAATGGTGATGTGCGTCGTGCAGAGACAGTAACCGTACGTGGTCTTAACCGTGAGGGAAAAGAAATTACGATTACCGGCAGCGGTTTACTTGCGCGGGCTTTTCAACATGAGATCGACCATTTGAATGGAGTACTGTTTACGGATATCGCCGAAAAAGTATACGAGATGACAGCTGAACTGAGCGAGACTGAGGAGTGA
- the fmt gene encoding methionyl-tRNA formyltransferase, with protein sequence MKIVFMGTPAFAVPSLQMLMDEGYEVVAVVTQPDRPQGRKKILAPSPVKEAALSLGLPVLQPERMRKPEAVAELAAYEPDLIVTAAYGQILPKTVLDLPRNGCVNVHGSLLPKYRGGAPIQRSIINGEKVTGVTLMYMAEGLDTGDMISRVEVAIEDEDTSGTMFEKLSLAGRDLLKSEMPRLVNGLVQATPQDDSQATFAPNLNREDERLDWNAGSRDNYNRIRGLVPFSGAFTLWNGETFKVWASKIPVEQKSTDSTPGTVLSVTEQGVEVKTGDGSLLLTTVQPAGKKAMSAADFSRGGVMKPGTVLG encoded by the coding sequence ATGAAGATTGTATTCATGGGAACCCCAGCTTTTGCGGTGCCAAGCTTGCAAATGCTGATGGATGAAGGCTATGAAGTGGTAGCAGTCGTCACCCAACCAGATCGACCGCAAGGACGAAAAAAGATCTTGGCTCCTTCACCAGTTAAAGAAGCCGCATTATCTCTCGGTTTACCTGTGCTCCAGCCTGAACGGATGCGTAAACCTGAGGCTGTCGCAGAGCTAGCTGCTTATGAGCCTGATCTGATTGTTACCGCTGCATATGGTCAGATTTTGCCTAAAACGGTATTGGATTTGCCGCGTAATGGTTGTGTGAATGTTCATGGTTCACTGCTTCCGAAATACCGGGGTGGCGCACCGATTCAACGCAGTATCATTAACGGTGAGAAGGTTACCGGCGTTACCCTGATGTATATGGCTGAAGGGCTAGACACTGGAGATATGATCTCGCGCGTCGAAGTGGCGATTGAGGATGAAGATACTTCAGGCACGATGTTCGAGAAGCTTAGCCTTGCTGGACGAGATCTCTTGAAGTCTGAAATGCCGCGATTAGTAAACGGGCTTGTTCAAGCGACTCCGCAAGACGATAGTCAAGCAACCTTTGCCCCTAACCTAAATCGTGAGGATGAGCGTTTGGATTGGAACGCTGGCTCACGTGATAACTATAATCGAATTCGTGGATTAGTACCTTTTTCGGGCGCGTTTACGCTCTGGAATGGCGAGACCTTTAAAGTATGGGCTTCTAAAATTCCCGTTGAGCAAAAATCCACTGACAGCACGCCAGGAACGGTACTTTCGGTTACTGAACAAGGTGTTGAGGTTAAGACGGGTGACGGAAGTCTGCTGCTAACTACAGTTCAACCTGCTGGTAAGAAAGCGATGAGCGCTGCGGACTTTAGCCGTGGCGGTGTCATGAAACCAGGGACGGTGCTAGGTTGA